Genomic window (Gelria sp. Kuro-4):
GGGTTTACCTTATTCTCTTTTAAGTTTATGCTTCCTCCCACCTTCTGTCAACCACCGCGCCCGGGGTCCGGCAGCAATTTCTGGCGACGAAGAAAGGAGAATTCGCGCCGGCGGAAAAAGGTCCGGCTGCAGCACCTTATAAAAGCTTAAAACTTAAAGTTCACTCCAACCACATCTGACGGAATACCTCTGCTATAATAGGGATGAGTGGAGTATTATCGACCGGCACGGAGATCCGTTGCAAGGATGACTCCTGGAGGTACAAACGAATACCTTAAAGCAGAGGCCAGGAACCGTCGCCCTTATTTGGGCGCTTGGGCGGCGGGGAGCCAGTAGCGCAACCGGCTGCCGCAAGGCAGCCGTTTGTATTCTGATGTCAAGGAGGCGAGAGGTATGCCTACGGCTGAAGACTACCCCATGCTCAAGATAGTTGCGCTGAATGGCTTCCGCGTCTGGGTGGGACAGGAGGTCATACCCGAGGCTGCCTGGCGCCAGACGAAGGTGGTGCTGCTGTTCAAGTATCTTTTGGTGCAAAAGGGGCTGGCGGTACCCCAGGAGGAGCTGCTCAAGGAGTTCTGGCCCAAAATGGAACCCAAGGCGGCGCGCCATAACTTCGCCGTTACGCTTTATACCCTGCGCTCGGTGCTGAACAAAGGAAAGAGTAATCGGCAGCGGCCGCAGCGCATAGTATACGAGCGCGGCTTGTGCCGCTTTAATGCGGACCTCCCCTACTTTTATGATGCAGAAGCCTTTGAACGCCGGGCTGAAGAGGGCCTGGGGGCCTTACGAACGGACAAAAACGCGGTGGCCAAGGAGAAACTCCTGGCGGCCCATGCCCTTTACCGGACGGACTTCCTCACGGAAAACCTGGAAGAGCGCTGGATCATTAAGGAAAGGCTGCGCCTCAGCGAGCTGTACCTGCGCGTTCTCGACGGGCTGGCGCATGTGTCGCTGACACTGAGGGAGTTTGCCGCTGCAGCCGATTACGCCGCCGAGCTCCTGCAGCGCGACCCGGTGTGCGAAGAGGCTTA
Coding sequences:
- a CDS encoding bacterial transcriptional activator domain-containing protein, with protein sequence MPTAEDYPMLKIVALNGFRVWVGQEVIPEAAWRQTKVVLLFKYLLVQKGLAVPQEELLKEFWPKMEPKAARHNFAVTLYTLRSVLNKGKSNRQRPQRIVYERGLCRFNADLPYFYDAEAFERRAEEGLGALRTDKNAVAKEKLLAAHALYRTDFLTENLEERWIIKERLRLSELYLRVLDGLAHVSLTLREFAAAADYAAELLQRDPVCEEAYRVLITALAATGKRTEALRRYKACQQMLEQEFGLLPAPETRRLYERLVSGDLV